One Armatimonas rosea genomic window carries:
- a CDS encoding sensor domain-containing diguanylate cyclase, translating to MPSSNDSERPPREIPDIAVGALDHIPGPIAYWDENQICRFANRAFCNWADRPQEALLGSPLQEWLGPVYELDLPYILRVLQGELQTFERKVTVPNGNTYQVLVNYVPEVVDGLVQGFFVQITDVTTLKVAQEESRTYEERFRAATEAMQEGFILQNQSGEITICNPSAVRILGLTADQMMGVTSLDPRWRAIHEDGSDFPGETHPAMVSLREGISQHNVVMGVHKPSGELTWICINSIPLVENGKPHAVVVTFKDITERYLLKSKVEEQLAELERSNVRLLELATTDGLTGVKNHRAFHERLVEEFKRSRRYQSALAILMFDVDHFKTFNDTFGHPAGDQVLKSIAEIGQATSRITDFVARYGGEEFVVILPETDREGALIFAERLRQAIMAHAWELRPITVSIGGAVLLDTTETPSQLIDQADQALYRAKTRGRNSIDVSSP from the coding sequence ATGCCTAGTTCGAATGATTCTGAGCGACCGCCCAGAGAGATCCCTGATATAGCAGTGGGGGCTTTGGATCACATCCCTGGGCCAATCGCGTACTGGGATGAGAACCAGATCTGCCGCTTCGCCAATAGAGCGTTTTGCAACTGGGCAGACAGGCCGCAAGAGGCGCTTCTTGGTTCCCCTCTACAAGAGTGGCTCGGCCCTGTCTACGAGCTGGACCTACCCTACATTCTCCGCGTCCTCCAGGGAGAGCTACAGACCTTCGAGAGGAAAGTCACCGTTCCCAATGGAAACACCTACCAGGTTCTCGTCAACTATGTGCCTGAGGTGGTGGATGGTCTGGTTCAGGGGTTCTTCGTCCAGATAACAGACGTAACGACGCTAAAAGTAGCACAAGAGGAGTCTAGGACGTACGAGGAGCGATTCCGAGCAGCGACAGAGGCGATGCAAGAGGGATTCATCCTACAGAACCAGAGCGGCGAGATCACGATCTGCAACCCGAGTGCCGTGCGTATACTGGGGCTGACGGCGGACCAGATGATGGGGGTTACGTCTTTGGATCCCCGCTGGCGAGCAATTCACGAGGACGGCTCTGACTTCCCTGGAGAGACCCACCCTGCGATGGTATCGCTGAGAGAAGGTATATCCCAACACAATGTTGTTATGGGAGTTCATAAGCCCTCAGGGGAACTAACCTGGATTTGCATCAATAGTATTCCCTTGGTAGAAAATGGAAAGCCTCATGCTGTCGTCGTAACCTTCAAAGATATAACGGAGCGCTACCTGCTCAAGAGCAAGGTCGAGGAGCAGCTCGCAGAGCTGGAGCGCTCCAATGTCCGCCTCTTAGAGCTGGCCACAACGGATGGCCTCACCGGAGTCAAAAACCACCGGGCATTTCACGAGCGGCTAGTCGAGGAGTTCAAGCGTAGCCGACGCTACCAAAGTGCTCTTGCAATCCTGATGTTCGATGTCGATCACTTCAAGACATTCAACGATACGTTTGGCCATCCCGCAGGCGACCAAGTGCTCAAGAGCATTGCGGAGATAGGTCAAGCGACCTCACGGATCACGGATTTTGTTGCTCGCTACGGCGGCGAGGAGTTTGTCGTGATTCTGCCTGAGACAGACCGAGAGGGTGCCCTCATCTTTGCGGAGCGTCTGCGACAAGCCATAATGGCTCATGCCTGGGAGCTTCGGCCGATAACCGTCAGCATCGGAGGGGCCGTCCTCTTGGACACAACAGAGACCCCTTCACAACTGATAGACCAGGCAGACCAAGCGCTCTATCGTGCGAAAACTCGGGGGCGCAATTCTATTGACGTTTCCTCGCCATAG
- a CDS encoding sialate O-acetylesterase produces the protein MNRLDFNRWLCANIAILTAGPLWAQGKLEQGKDRIDTPAVGAGLCVHNLFQSNMVVQRNRPIPIWGWATPGETVTVTFAGRSRFTKAAPDRSWKVELPALPASAEPRTIVVQGKGSKLELTNILVGDLWVLGGQSNMEFELHKVEEGPLEILSANFDQIRLFTVPQQNGPELKRAFPRQYQWSEFFSQHFRQGYWDVCSPETVGEMSGIGYVFARRIHMATRIPIGVVDVSRGGTSLVSWTPIEVLRKIDTPEVRETLAEWDKKVAEFDPQRDLEARRKQYDTWVARQRAQGKAIPADRKPPSDLQPGPAMDMNRPGNLFASTLSTLAGLPVKGVIWHQGYNDALVPNGHKLYARVFPELIKAWRTTFDDPTMPFGIITQETQDPPQTLENFLPPMVDEGNYIREVHYQTFLNLRKASDKNVGYASSFDQHRAWYHPQIKVPVGERIAKWALATQYGKSIRWLPPQLQEVKASDGKLFLKLDTWAAPFNDGPIQGFAIAGKDGRFQPAKAEWLDKNAGKGEPNWERSVVVLSSPLVPEPVYFRYAWARNPLENLKSTDNSGLPFDTQRNDSFSLADMFQIYTGKSTAKPGVLGEGERRELVNALKAEDLKRRREEAKGLGMEIWNLAPR, from the coding sequence ATGAACCGACTCGATTTCAACCGCTGGCTCTGTGCCAACATTGCTATTCTCACGGCTGGCCCACTCTGGGCTCAGGGGAAACTGGAGCAGGGTAAAGATAGGATCGACACGCCCGCTGTGGGAGCAGGGCTCTGTGTCCACAATCTCTTCCAGTCCAACATGGTTGTCCAGCGCAACCGCCCCATCCCAATCTGGGGCTGGGCCACGCCCGGCGAGACCGTGACCGTCACCTTTGCCGGTCGGTCTCGCTTCACCAAAGCGGCCCCTGACCGTTCCTGGAAAGTCGAGCTCCCGGCACTTCCTGCCAGCGCAGAGCCACGAACGATTGTCGTACAGGGCAAAGGGAGCAAGCTCGAGCTCACCAACATCCTGGTCGGTGATCTCTGGGTGCTGGGCGGTCAGAGCAACATGGAGTTCGAGCTCCACAAGGTGGAAGAAGGCCCGCTGGAGATTCTCTCCGCCAACTTCGACCAGATTCGCCTCTTCACCGTCCCTCAGCAAAATGGTCCCGAGCTCAAGCGAGCCTTCCCGCGCCAGTACCAGTGGAGTGAGTTCTTCAGCCAGCACTTCCGGCAGGGGTACTGGGATGTCTGCTCCCCCGAGACCGTAGGAGAGATGTCGGGGATCGGGTACGTCTTCGCCCGGCGGATCCACATGGCTACCCGGATTCCCATCGGGGTTGTCGATGTCTCGCGCGGGGGGACGTCCCTGGTGAGCTGGACACCGATCGAGGTGCTCCGAAAGATCGACACCCCCGAGGTGCGCGAGACCCTCGCCGAGTGGGATAAGAAAGTCGCCGAGTTCGACCCACAGAGAGACCTGGAAGCCCGGCGCAAGCAGTACGACACCTGGGTGGCTCGCCAGCGTGCCCAGGGCAAGGCGATACCGGCGGATCGCAAGCCGCCCTCCGATCTACAACCCGGTCCGGCGATGGATATGAACCGTCCGGGGAATCTCTTCGCCAGCACTCTCTCCACCCTCGCCGGACTACCGGTCAAAGGGGTCATCTGGCATCAGGGCTACAATGATGCTCTGGTGCCCAACGGCCATAAGCTCTATGCACGGGTCTTTCCGGAGCTGATCAAGGCCTGGCGCACCACCTTCGACGACCCTACCATGCCCTTTGGAATCATCACGCAGGAGACCCAGGACCCGCCGCAAACCCTGGAGAACTTCCTTCCTCCTATGGTAGACGAAGGAAACTACATCCGCGAGGTTCACTACCAGACCTTTCTCAACCTCCGCAAAGCGAGCGATAAGAATGTTGGCTATGCCAGTAGCTTCGACCAACACCGCGCCTGGTACCACCCCCAGATCAAGGTTCCCGTGGGCGAGCGCATCGCCAAGTGGGCTCTGGCGACCCAGTACGGAAAGAGCATCCGCTGGCTGCCCCCCCAGCTTCAGGAGGTCAAGGCCAGCGACGGCAAGCTCTTCTTAAAGCTCGATACCTGGGCGGCTCCCTTCAACGATGGCCCGATCCAGGGGTTCGCGATCGCGGGAAAGGACGGACGTTTCCAGCCCGCAAAGGCGGAGTGGCTGGATAAGAACGCCGGTAAGGGAGAGCCGAACTGGGAGCGCAGTGTGGTGGTGCTCTCCAGCCCGTTGGTGCCGGAGCCGGTCTACTTCCGCTATGCCTGGGCAAGAAACCCGCTGGAGAACCTGAAGTCCACCGACAACTCCGGGCTCCCCTTCGACACCCAGCGCAACGATAGCTTCTCCCTCGCCGACATGTTCCAGATCTACACCGGCAAGAGCACCGCGAAGCCCGGTGTCCTAGGCGAGGGCGAGCGACGCGAGCTGGTCAATGCATTGAAAGCAGAGGATTTGAAGCGGCGACGAGAAGAAGCGAAGGGATTAGGCATGGAAATCTGGAATCTAGCTCCTAGATGA
- a CDS encoding sulfatase family protein, whose translation MKPNILFIMSDDHAAHAISAYGSRINQTPQIDRIAQGGVRLTNCHCTNALCTPSRATILTGQYGHVTGVREWQPLDNRRPVQLQKLLKAAGYSTAIFGKWHLGHGITDHVDRPDHHGPNAVPADPVSFDYWSLLPGHGRYHDPELLTPAGRTEVKGYISDILTDQALEWLAQRPSADQPFFLCVHHKAPHRRWEPGERYQHLYTDEEIPLPETFDDDYAGRPAAALAKMRVLGDLSQSDVKGDPPPGLDDAALKNWNYQRYIKDYLRCVASVDASVGRLLDYLDEANLAHNTIVVYTSDQGFFLGDHGWYDKRFIYDHSLRMPFLLRYPAEVPANTTQDALLTNLDFAPTLLDYAGIPAPTEMQGVSGRALLRGETPPQWKESLYYRYWDHGGHNVCAHYGVRTNTHKLIYFHPPDTTWDGIVEAEPRLSPYWELFDLVADPNELHNVYDDPAYAPIQAQLHAELDRLQQQYGDEPLHAPPHQPV comes from the coding sequence ATGAAGCCCAATATCCTCTTTATCATGAGCGACGACCACGCCGCGCATGCGATCAGTGCCTACGGCAGTCGCATCAACCAGACGCCGCAGATAGACCGCATCGCGCAGGGGGGAGTGCGGCTGACGAACTGCCACTGCACCAACGCGCTGTGTACCCCCAGCCGTGCCACGATCCTCACCGGGCAGTATGGGCATGTCACCGGCGTGCGCGAGTGGCAGCCGCTCGACAACCGCCGCCCCGTCCAGCTCCAGAAGCTCCTGAAGGCGGCAGGATATTCCACGGCGATCTTCGGCAAGTGGCACCTCGGGCACGGAATCACCGATCACGTCGACCGCCCCGATCACCACGGCCCCAACGCGGTCCCGGCCGACCCGGTGAGCTTCGACTACTGGTCCCTCCTGCCAGGCCACGGGCGCTACCACGACCCAGAGCTGCTCACCCCGGCGGGGCGCACCGAAGTGAAGGGGTACATCAGCGATATCCTCACGGATCAGGCGCTGGAGTGGCTCGCCCAGCGCCCTTCGGCCGATCAGCCGTTTTTCCTCTGCGTCCACCACAAAGCCCCCCACCGACGCTGGGAGCCGGGGGAGCGCTACCAGCACCTCTACACCGACGAAGAAATCCCCTTGCCCGAGACCTTCGACGACGACTACGCGGGGCGGCCCGCCGCGGCGCTGGCGAAGATGCGCGTGCTGGGCGATCTGAGCCAGAGCGATGTCAAAGGCGACCCTCCCCCCGGCCTAGACGATGCGGCGCTGAAGAACTGGAACTACCAGCGCTACATCAAGGACTACCTGCGTTGCGTCGCGAGCGTCGATGCCTCCGTGGGACGCCTGCTCGACTACCTCGACGAAGCCAACCTGGCGCACAACACGATCGTGGTCTACACCAGCGACCAGGGCTTCTTCCTCGGCGATCACGGGTGGTACGACAAGCGCTTTATCTACGACCACTCCCTCCGGATGCCCTTTCTGCTGCGCTACCCTGCGGAGGTGCCGGCAAATACCACCCAGGACGCGCTCCTCACGAACCTGGACTTTGCCCCGACCCTGCTCGACTATGCCGGTATCCCCGCACCCACGGAGATGCAAGGAGTCTCGGGACGCGCCCTGCTCCGTGGCGAGACGCCGCCGCAGTGGAAGGAGTCGCTCTACTACCGCTACTGGGATCACGGGGGCCACAATGTCTGCGCCCACTACGGTGTGCGCACCAATACCCACAAGCTGATCTACTTCCATCCCCCCGACACCACCTGGGACGGGATCGTGGAGGCCGAGCCCCGCTTGTCGCCCTACTGGGAGCTCTTCGATCTCGTGGCAGACCCCAATGAGCTCCACAATGTCTACGACGACCCCGCCTACGCCCCTATCCAAGCCCAGCTCCACGCGGAACTAGACCGCCTGCAGCAACAGTACGGCGACGAGCCGCTCCACGCTCCACCACACCAACCAGTTTAG
- a CDS encoding M60 family metallopeptidase, which yields MNKKVLYLLVALATGFTTSVAVAEAPTASAVKQSSPELLAALSSLQDQVRGEAQLTPAELSKVTALVLKDARQLGTDATTCAKAFELVELYETRIGPLFMNAATKGGFPRTATSGLELHYALFAIQQALLDFAYTPENLEKRAAMLTGKSFKTAEYFPGKVTAPSDPSQGYDIQINASQPEAWGFPVAFQDVPARRPTGCYLAPGSISTVTVPPALVGKGFTIRVGAQSWDLAKKPKIKRLDRVSLVFPITRSVTPIANPLGGGIYIEVPYKASAGLVSVKITNAVRSPFFSARSFSKTSMAEWKSTERLHPGPWADFESDKFMMQVPAAWIRDLEDPVTLMRDWDQSMDAVSELLGLPLLRPKTVLYMQNDVLYRGTANFPGYPMSNDPYNPDQLAMQKAGASARKNYMIRGPQFAPYTTFHELGHATSLTKFKGETESAVNVPFVAVLNRKFGVDLEQAFGRSLGNGEKMNLDQAALTWMVTDHFQQGKPMVAAEMMYQHRGHAKYVDIVKLFGWEALSAFWHSVQVDYSKGIEYPKNDDPTDSRILRMSKAAKADLTPLLYFWGIHPDKPEALQAQLAQAGLKPSGAIYDRLRHYQSIIPMNHDAYLAHFQTLHPAGSQTKEKPLDDYQERNGLMARQVVQDILSRYFPMGRP from the coding sequence ATGAACAAAAAAGTCCTGTATTTGCTGGTTGCCTTGGCGACGGGATTCACGACATCCGTTGCCGTGGCCGAGGCACCGACGGCTTCGGCCGTCAAACAGTCGTCCCCTGAGCTGCTGGCTGCCCTGAGTTCCCTACAGGATCAGGTCCGTGGTGAAGCACAGCTGACACCCGCCGAGCTCTCCAAAGTGACAGCGCTTGTTCTCAAAGATGCCCGGCAGCTCGGCACGGACGCGACCACTTGTGCGAAAGCCTTCGAGCTGGTCGAGCTCTACGAAACCCGGATCGGGCCGCTGTTCATGAATGCAGCGACCAAAGGTGGCTTTCCCCGCACCGCAACCAGCGGCTTAGAGCTGCACTACGCTCTCTTTGCCATCCAGCAGGCGTTGCTCGATTTTGCCTACACGCCGGAGAACCTAGAAAAACGTGCCGCGATGCTCACGGGAAAGAGCTTCAAAACGGCGGAGTATTTCCCCGGTAAAGTGACAGCCCCGTCGGATCCTAGTCAGGGGTACGACATCCAAATCAACGCGTCGCAACCCGAGGCGTGGGGATTCCCCGTGGCGTTCCAAGATGTCCCCGCACGCCGACCAACCGGATGTTATCTCGCCCCTGGTAGCATCAGTACGGTTACAGTCCCGCCAGCGCTGGTGGGCAAGGGCTTCACCATTCGGGTTGGGGCGCAGTCCTGGGACTTGGCGAAGAAGCCTAAGATCAAGCGGCTGGATCGTGTGTCGCTGGTCTTCCCGATCACCCGTAGCGTGACCCCGATAGCCAACCCTTTGGGCGGTGGAATCTATATCGAAGTGCCCTACAAAGCGTCTGCGGGCCTGGTTTCGGTGAAGATCACCAACGCCGTTCGATCCCCGTTCTTCTCTGCCCGGAGCTTCTCCAAGACATCCATGGCTGAGTGGAAAAGCACTGAGCGGCTGCACCCCGGGCCATGGGCCGATTTCGAGTCGGATAAGTTCATGATGCAGGTTCCCGCCGCCTGGATTCGTGATCTGGAAGACCCCGTGACACTGATGCGCGACTGGGATCAGTCCATGGATGCCGTTTCGGAGCTCCTAGGACTGCCTCTTCTGCGCCCTAAGACAGTGCTCTACATGCAAAACGATGTCCTCTACCGGGGCACCGCCAACTTCCCCGGCTACCCCATGTCCAACGATCCCTACAACCCGGATCAGCTGGCGATGCAGAAAGCAGGGGCCAGTGCCCGAAAGAACTACATGATCCGTGGGCCACAATTTGCCCCGTACACCACCTTTCATGAGCTGGGCCACGCCACGTCCCTCACCAAGTTCAAGGGCGAGACAGAATCTGCTGTCAACGTGCCCTTTGTTGCGGTCTTGAACCGGAAGTTCGGTGTCGATCTGGAGCAGGCATTTGGGCGCTCGCTTGGCAATGGCGAGAAGATGAACCTCGATCAAGCGGCGCTGACGTGGATGGTGACCGATCATTTCCAGCAGGGCAAGCCCATGGTCGCCGCAGAGATGATGTACCAGCACCGCGGCCATGCAAAGTACGTGGATATCGTCAAGCTCTTCGGCTGGGAAGCGCTCAGCGCGTTTTGGCACTCCGTTCAAGTGGACTATTCCAAGGGAATCGAGTACCCCAAAAACGACGATCCCACGGACAGTCGAATTCTGCGAATGTCCAAGGCGGCCAAGGCGGATCTGACGCCACTGCTTTATTTTTGGGGAATTCACCCGGATAAGCCCGAGGCACTTCAGGCGCAGCTGGCCCAAGCGGGACTCAAGCCGTCCGGTGCGATCTACGACCGCCTGCGCCACTACCAGAGCATCATCCCCATGAACCACGATGCCTATCTCGCGCACTTTCAGACCCTGCATCCTGCGGGCTCCCAGACAAAAGAGAAGCCACTTGACGACTACCAGGAGCGCAATGGCCTTATGGCACGGCAGGTGGTGCAAGACATTCTCAGCCGTTATTTCCCCATGGGGCGGCCCTAG
- a CDS encoding RNA polymerase sigma factor, which yields MNFDQLMARHKDAVYRQMVRMCGNADDADDVLSESLLNAYRAMHQLSDETAFQSWLAIIARRTCGRLKRREALAPVLRLAELSEHGIEPASNAPSIDSQLIEEETKACLLQVMAELPPLYRKVYELRDVQDLPANEVAERLGISVAAVKSRLHRARSLVRAGIDTGLGT from the coding sequence ATGAACTTTGACCAACTAATGGCCCGGCACAAGGACGCGGTCTACCGCCAGATGGTGCGGATGTGTGGCAACGCCGATGATGCCGACGACGTACTCTCCGAGTCGCTGCTCAATGCCTACCGCGCCATGCACCAGCTCAGTGATGAGACGGCATTCCAGAGCTGGCTGGCCATTATTGCCCGGCGCACCTGCGGTCGCCTGAAGCGCCGGGAAGCGCTTGCTCCAGTGTTGCGTTTGGCGGAGCTAAGTGAGCACGGAATCGAGCCCGCTTCGAATGCCCCCTCCATAGACTCACAGCTGATTGAGGAAGAGACGAAGGCATGTCTGCTTCAGGTGATGGCGGAGCTGCCTCCACTCTACCGCAAGGTCTATGAGCTACGCGATGTCCAGGATCTCCCTGCGAATGAAGTCGCTGAACGCCTGGGAATTTCGGTGGCTGCCGTGAAGTCTCGCCTGCACCGTGCCCGCTCCCTAGTTCGTGCGGGGATTGATACTGGACTGGGAACTTGA
- a CDS encoding peroxiredoxin-like family protein, producing the protein MPCREHVTQLRDHHEELKARGIEVVLVSFATPELARYWQEATQFPFSMFLDPERRAYSAFGLGSSVLAAWHPKMFWYYFRLLAKGRKLMPIKGDPYQLGGDFLLDTKGSVRLAYPCAEPADRPPLSEILAAVS; encoded by the coding sequence CTGCCCTGCAGGGAGCATGTCACGCAGTTGCGTGACCATCACGAGGAGTTGAAAGCACGTGGGATAGAAGTGGTGCTCGTTAGCTTCGCCACGCCAGAGCTGGCGCGGTACTGGCAGGAAGCGACCCAGTTCCCCTTTTCGATGTTTCTCGATCCAGAGCGCCGAGCCTACAGCGCCTTTGGTCTTGGCTCGTCAGTGCTGGCTGCCTGGCACCCGAAGATGTTTTGGTACTACTTCCGTCTACTGGCCAAGGGGCGCAAGCTCATGCCGATCAAAGGCGATCCCTACCAGCTCGGCGGTGACTTCCTTCTGGATACGAAGGGTAGCGTCCGGCTTGCCTATCCCTGTGCTGAACCTGCGGATCGTCCTCCACTTTCCGAGATTCTGGCTGCGGTGTCCTAA
- a CDS encoding methyltransferase domain-containing protein: MWDDRYEQDEYAYGTSPNDFLASVVERIPAGRILCLCEGEGRNGVFLAERGFSVTGVDGSAKGLQKAQALAVQRGVTIETIVADLAHFEIEPNAWDGIVSIFAHLPPLLRQRIHRQAVEGLRPGGAFVLEAYTPAQVGRGTGGPQQAELTMPLAMLQQELTGLSFAIAHEQERDVHEGAFHSGTSAVVQVLAYKAAHGS; this comes from the coding sequence GTGTGGGATGATCGCTACGAACAGGATGAGTATGCCTATGGCACGTCCCCTAACGACTTTCTCGCGTCGGTTGTGGAGCGCATTCCAGCGGGGCGTATTCTCTGCCTCTGTGAGGGGGAGGGGCGCAATGGCGTCTTCCTGGCGGAGCGTGGATTCTCGGTGACGGGCGTGGATGGCTCCGCCAAGGGCTTGCAGAAAGCGCAGGCACTCGCCGTCCAGCGTGGGGTTACTATCGAGACCATTGTTGCTGATTTAGCCCACTTTGAGATAGAGCCCAATGCCTGGGATGGGATTGTCTCGATCTTCGCTCATCTGCCTCCTTTGCTACGTCAGCGTATTCATCGACAGGCAGTTGAGGGGCTTCGACCCGGCGGCGCGTTTGTCTTGGAGGCATACACGCCCGCCCAGGTGGGAAGAGGCACTGGGGGGCCACAGCAAGCCGAACTCACGATGCCGCTGGCAATGCTCCAGCAGGAGCTCACGGGGCTGTCCTTTGCAATTGCACACGAGCAAGAGCGTGACGTTCACGAGGGAGCCTTTCACTCAGGCACAAGCGCCGTCGTCCAGGTATTAGCCTATAAGGCCGCTCATGGCTCCTAA
- a CDS encoding YgaP family membrane protein, with protein MKPNMGSADRAIRVAVALVVGILIAMGILKGALAIVAGVLAGVFVLTSVVSFCPLYLPFKLSTYKTK; from the coding sequence ATGAAACCAAATATGGGATCTGCGGACCGGGCAATTCGAGTGGCTGTTGCCTTGGTCGTCGGTATCTTGATCGCGATGGGTATCCTGAAGGGGGCACTCGCGATTGTCGCGGGAGTGCTTGCGGGGGTCTTTGTGCTAACCAGCGTGGTGAGCTTCTGCCCGCTCTACCTGCCCTTCAAGCTCTCGACCTACAAAACGAAGTAG
- a CDS encoding NAD(P)/FAD-dependent oxidoreductase, protein MIVIVGGGTAGITVAARLVRAGKAGQVTLIEPSEKHYYQPLWTLVGGGITTVAESLRQEKDLIPHGVEWVKEKVASFQPEENQVTLASGKTLAYDYLIVAPGIQIDWNKVEGLVESIGKDGVCSNYDQRFVDSTWTSLQAVREGDVVFTMPSTPVKCGGAPQKIAYLAADYLKQHGLAGKTRVHFYSAGAKLFAVPEFEKVLSQTVARYGIQTHFRQDLVKVDAARKVAIFKNMDTGALTEQPYAMLHVTPPMSAPDFIKSSPLANQAGWIEADIKTLQHPRFLNVFALGDAAGLPTSKTGAAIRKQAPVLVSNLLAVMEKKAPTATYDGYTSCPVVTGYGRLVMAEFDYDNNVKQSFPFIDQKKERWDMYMVKRHLLPQMYWHGMLKGLL, encoded by the coding sequence ATGATCGTTATCGTCGGAGGGGGAACCGCGGGAATCACTGTGGCAGCACGGCTGGTTCGCGCAGGCAAGGCGGGCCAGGTCACGCTGATCGAGCCTAGCGAGAAGCACTACTACCAGCCGCTCTGGACGCTTGTTGGTGGTGGCATCACCACCGTGGCGGAGTCGCTGCGGCAGGAGAAAGACCTGATCCCACACGGTGTCGAGTGGGTCAAAGAGAAAGTGGCGAGCTTCCAGCCCGAGGAGAACCAGGTGACGCTGGCTAGTGGCAAAACGCTCGCCTATGATTACTTGATTGTCGCGCCGGGAATCCAGATTGACTGGAACAAGGTTGAAGGGCTCGTTGAGAGCATCGGCAAAGACGGTGTGTGTAGCAACTACGACCAGCGCTTCGTGGACTCCACCTGGACAAGCCTCCAGGCAGTCCGCGAGGGTGATGTGGTCTTTACCATGCCCTCGACTCCCGTAAAGTGCGGTGGCGCACCTCAGAAGATAGCGTACCTTGCCGCCGACTACCTCAAGCAGCACGGCTTGGCTGGCAAGACGCGAGTTCATTTCTACTCCGCTGGAGCGAAGCTCTTTGCCGTGCCGGAGTTCGAGAAAGTGCTCTCCCAGACGGTCGCTCGCTACGGCATCCAGACCCACTTCCGACAGGATTTGGTAAAAGTGGATGCCGCGAGGAAAGTGGCGATCTTCAAGAACATGGACACGGGCGCACTCACTGAGCAGCCCTATGCCATGCTTCACGTAACGCCCCCGATGAGCGCACCCGACTTTATCAAGAGCAGCCCCCTCGCCAACCAAGCAGGGTGGATCGAGGCGGATATCAAGACACTCCAGCACCCACGCTTCCTCAATGTCTTTGCGCTGGGGGATGCGGCGGGCCTGCCGACCTCCAAGACCGGCGCAGCAATTCGCAAGCAGGCTCCCGTGCTGGTGAGCAATCTGCTGGCTGTGATGGAGAAGAAAGCGCCCACAGCCACTTACGACGGCTACACATCGTGCCCCGTGGTCACCGGCTACGGACGGCTGGTGATGGCGGAGTTCGACTACGACAACAATGTCAAGCAGTCCTTCCCCTTTATTGACCAGAAGAAGGAGCGCTGGGACATGTACATGGTTAAGCGGCACCTGCTACCTCAGATGTACTGGCACGGTATGCTCAAAGGGCTACTTTAG
- a CDS encoding porin, whose protein sequence is MSPDVPPVHVVSYAQLRATAGDGIGSYGSVRRFRVNLSTEPTQSERWFVQLFTKENNQSPTDGELWLHDVSWRKKTLQGTWTVGQLRPPFSLQRLTIDRELLVPDRATASDLLSPVGGLGRSFGREIGVQFDGKPHQGLTYSLGLFRGSGALQQVGAGTGGLLWVGRATQQLGSVQWGGSLAVRHNSSRDFSKVFAGAKNFNGWDTRAGLDVLAHQGPWRGSAEYLVGKLDGSVKRRAEGGYADVVRKLTPSTELVAQVQTYSPDIGTNGLTLGVNVIPSDKRNRIQLDYIVQRQHRVELQYQYFLFGK, encoded by the coding sequence GTGAGCCCGGATGTCCCGCCTGTTCATGTTGTGAGTTATGCTCAGCTTCGGGCAACGGCGGGGGATGGAATTGGCTCCTATGGCTCGGTGCGGCGGTTCCGCGTGAACCTGAGCACCGAGCCTACCCAGAGTGAGCGGTGGTTTGTCCAGCTCTTCACTAAAGAAAACAACCAAAGCCCCACCGATGGGGAGCTCTGGCTCCACGATGTGAGCTGGCGCAAGAAGACACTTCAGGGCACGTGGACTGTGGGGCAGCTCCGTCCGCCCTTTAGTCTCCAGCGCCTCACCATTGACCGCGAGCTGCTTGTCCCCGACCGCGCTACCGCGTCCGACTTACTCTCGCCTGTTGGTGGTTTGGGGCGCTCCTTCGGTCGTGAAATTGGTGTGCAGTTCGATGGCAAGCCCCATCAGGGCCTCACCTATAGCTTGGGGCTCTTTCGTGGTTCGGGGGCACTTCAGCAAGTTGGTGCAGGTACGGGCGGGCTGCTCTGGGTGGGCCGTGCGACTCAGCAACTTGGGAGCGTCCAGTGGGGTGGCTCGCTCGCTGTCCGCCATAACAGCTCCCGCGACTTTAGCAAGGTCTTTGCAGGGGCGAAGAATTTTAATGGCTGGGATACGCGGGCAGGACTGGATGTCTTAGCACACCAAGGCCCCTGGCGCGGGAGTGCAGAGTACTTGGTTGGAAAGCTGGATGGCAGTGTCAAGCGGCGTGCCGAGGGGGGCTATGCCGATGTGGTGCGCAAGCTCACGCCCAGCACCGAGCTGGTGGCGCAGGTACAAACCTACTCTCCCGATATCGGAACGAATGGCCTGACGCTCGGTGTGAATGTGATCCCTAGCGACAAACGCAATCGTATTCAGCTTGACTATATCGTGCAGCGTCAGCACCGTGTCGAGCTTCAGTATCAGTATTTTTTATTCGGGAAGTAG